Proteins encoded by one window of Pempheris klunzingeri isolate RE-2024b chromosome 14, fPemKlu1.hap1, whole genome shotgun sequence:
- the coa4 gene encoding cytochrome c oxidase assembly factor 4 homolog, mitochondrial produces MASPSPHDRSRKDEDEDDPVERMISRTGCAELHYAVQECMAEHQDWRVCQSQVQTFKNCMMNFQKARKEQLMKKQQQQPTSTESAPS; encoded by the coding sequence ATGGCGTCTCCTTCACCCCATGACCGCAGCCGCAAAGACGAGGACGAGGATGACCCGGTCGAACGGATGATATCCCGCACCGGCTGTGCCGAGCTGCATTATGCTGTGCAGGAGTGCATGGCCGAACACCAGGACTGGCGAGTCTGCCAGAGCCAGGTCCAGACTTTCAAAAACTGCATGATGAATTTCCAAAAGGCCCGGAAAGAACAGCTGatgaagaaacagcagcagcagccaacctCCACTGAGTCTGCGCCCAGCTGA
- the LOC139213389 gene encoding olfactory receptor 2AT4-like, whose amino-acid sequence MSFLRTVLNDSVIIHPPGFYIIGFQTFPYISVYIIFLAFVYVVTLVFNLLLIYIIAREHSLHTPKFLAVVNLAVIDVILNTSTIPGMVKTFLFKDNFVPFNLCLLQMYVYYTVISLESYALAILAYDRLIAICFPLHQSLFNTVPIMSCIVAVTWVYNLGRVAYSTAIMTQLSFCNSVRVFSYFCDYAPVFRLACNDYTMQWSVASASSMVNLMGPFTFIVLSYASILLTVFMMKSVSSRMKAFATCIEHLILVAIFYIPLFSIFLVGLYVRAIDPDQRVLSLSLASCLPPCINPIVYSWKTKDIKTRALALVQRNKTSP is encoded by the coding sequence ATGTCTTTTCTCAGGACTGTTTTAAACGACTCTGTCATCATTCATCCTCCAGGCTTCTACATCATTGGATTTCAGACATTTCCCTACATCAGTGTCTACATCATCTTTCTAGCGTTTGTCTATGTGGTTACACTTGTCTTCAATCTTTTATTGATCTACATAATTGCCCGTGAGCACTCTTTACATACTCCAAAGTTCCTGGCTGTGGTCAACCTCGCAGTCATCGATGTGATCTTAAACACAAGCACTATTCCTGGCATGGTTAAGACATTCCTCTTTAAGGACAACTTTGTTCCATTCAATTTATGTCTACTACAAATGTATGTCTACTACACTGTTATATCTTTGGAGTCTTATGCACTTGCTATACTTGCCTATGACAGACTGATTGCAATATGTTTCCCTCTGCATCAGAGCTTATTCAACACGGTGCCGATCATGTCTTGTATTGTAGCCGTGACTTGGGTTTACAATCTGGGGAGAGTAGCATACAGCACGGCGATCATGACTCAACTGTCTTTTTGTAACTCTGTCAGAGTCTTCAGCTATTTTTGCGACTATGCGCCTGTGTTCAGACTCGCCTGTAATGATTACACAATGCAGTGGTCTGTGGCTTCAGCTTCTAGTATGGTGAATTTGATGGGCCCCTTTACTTTCATTGTCCTGTCCTATGCCAGTATCCTGCTCACTGTCTTCATGATGAAATCAGTAAGCAGTAGGATGAAAGCTTTCGCCACTTGCATTGAGCATCTAATCCTCGTTGCTATATTTTACATTCCTTTATTCAGCATTTTCTTAGTCGGGCTTTATGTGCGAGCCATTGACCCAGACCAGCGTGTGCTCAGCCTGTCCCTGGCCTCTTGCCTCCCACCCTGCATCAATCCCATCGTATATTCTTGGAAAACCAAAGACATTAAAACCAGAGCCCTGGCACTGGtccagagaaataaaacaagccCTTGA